The following are from one region of the Oryzias latipes chromosome 12, ASM223467v1 genome:
- the LOC101175494 gene encoding WW domain-binding protein 1 translates to MPQKAVGSIVGLLCTGTCLVEGKEFCFGVTDKEYRCEMGYCCADSQCCTYYYELWWFWLVWTLIIMLSCCCAYRHRRVKMRLQQEQRQREISLMAYQGASSSFISPPPLNLRFWNDCKLPDYEEVVGHPPTPPPPYSENPPESAPALPPQLRQTDASFVQQPPPQAQSGVASSSSSSQEVSVLPPQAQRQAEGNAEEDEELVTRRRHVTGDSGIEVCVCQLDVCEGSGLEEESGAEHRTCNMSNRDCCSASQQEPLGPKEGNSDMPSQTGSGDHMV, encoded by the exons atgccacagaaagCAGTGGGATCCATTGTAGGTCTTCTTTGCACCGGGACCTGTCTAGTAGAG GGCAAAGAGTTTTGTTTTGGGGTAACAGATAAGGAGTATCGCTGTGAAATGGGGTACTGCTGTGCCGACTCGCAGTGCTGCACATACTATTATGAACTCTGGT GGTTTTGGTTGGTGTGGACGCTCATCATAatgctcagctgctgctgcgccTACAGACACCGCAGGGTTAAAATGCgcctgcagcaggagcagcGACAGCGTGAGATCAGCCTCATGGCCTATCAAGGAGCCTCCAGCTCCTTCATTTCGCCTCCTCCTTTGAATTTAA GGTTCTGGAATGACTGCAAGCTTCCCGACTACGAGGAGGTGGTCGGCCACCCCCCGACTCCACCTCCTCCATACTCCGAAAACCCTCCGGAGTCGGCCCCAGCCTTACCCCCACAGCTACGCCAGACAGACGCCTCCTTCGTGCAACAGCCCCCGCCTCAGGCACAGTCCGGGGTGGCCTCCAGCTCATCATCGAGCCAGGAGGTGTCTGTGCTCCCACCACAAGCTCAGCGTCAGGCAGAAGGGAATgcagaggaggacgaggagctTGTCACTCGCCGCAGGCATGTCACCGGCGACTCGGGGATTGAGGTGTGTGTTTGCCAGCTGGATGTCTGCGAGGGCTCGGGGCTGGAAGAGGAGAGCGGCGCTGAGCACCGGACATGCAACATGTCCAACAGAGACTGCTGCTCCGCCTCTCAGCAGGAACCTTTGGGACCGAAGGAGGGCAACTCGGACATGCCCAGCCAAACCGGCTCTGGAGACCACATGGTGTGA
- the lman2l gene encoding VIP36-like protein isoform X3: MEEFLKREYSLSKPYQGVGSSSSSHWELMGDAMVTTDYIRLTPDSQSRQGAVWSRIPCNLKDWEMQVHFKIHGQGKKNLNGDGLAIWFTKERMQKGPVFGNMDNFTGLGVFVDTYPNEEKHIEAQKKRYTPRTQRIFPFVLAMVGNGSISYNHERDGRPTELGGCNAMVRNLKHDSFLFIRYIRRRLTVMIDIDGQHEWRDCLDIPGVRLPQGYYFGATAITGDLSDNHDIISLKLYQLTVIRSRKEEEEEEEEEITIPSVDNLDLLRLGQNEEGMSGIAIFFAVLFSLLGCIFLVVIGLVVYSHWNESRRKRFY; the protein is encoded by the exons ATGGAGGAGTTTCTTAAGCGGGAGTATTCCCTCTCCAAGCCCTATCAAG GTGTGGGATCTTCAAGCTCCTCCCACTGGGAACTGATGGGGGATGCCATGGTAACAACAGACTATATTCGACTCACACCCGACAGTCAGAGCCGGCAGGGGGCAGTGTGGAGCCGAATA CCATGCAACCTGAAGGACTGGGAGATGCAGGTGCACTTTAAGATTCACGGGCAAGGAAAGAAGAACCTGAATGGTGACGGGCTGGCCATATGGTTCACAAAGGAACGCATGCAGAAag GGCCTGTATTTGGAAATATGGACAACTTCACCGGTTTGGGGGTCTTTGTGGACACGTATCCCAATGAGGAGAAACACATTGAG GCGCAGAAGAAGAGATACACGCCACGCACTCAG AGGATCTTCCCCTTCGTCCTGGCCATGGTAGGGAACGGCAGCATCAGCTACAACCATGAGCGGGACGGTCGGCCCACAGAGCTCGGCGGCTGCAACGCCATGGTGCGCAACCTCAAGCACGACAGCTTCCTCTTCATCAGATACATCCGCCGCAGGCTGACG GTCATGATCGACATCGACGGCCAGCACGAGTGGAGGGACTGCCTGGACATTCCCGGGGTGCGTCTGCCTCAGGGTTATTATTTTGGAGCGACAGCAATCACCGGAGATCTCTCAG ATAACCATGACATCATTTCCTTGAAACTCTACCAACTGACTGTAATACGGAGTcgaaaggaagaggaggaagaggaggaggaggaaataaCCATACCCAGCGTAGATAACCTGGACCTGCTGAGAT TGGGCCAGAATGAAGAAGGGATGAGCGGAATAGCCATCTTTTTCGCCGTGTTGTTCTCCTTGCTGGGCTGCATCTTCCTCGTGGTCATCGGCCTGGTGGTCTACAGCCACTGGAACGAGAGCCGACGCAAGCGTTTCTACTGA
- the lman2l gene encoding VIP36-like protein isoform X1, translating into MATVDSSNRSCDSSFLHRGNRMSFKLFVMFILLLFTVEKGFSDDDHEMEEFLKREYSLSKPYQGVGSSSSSHWELMGDAMVTTDYIRLTPDSQSRQGAVWSRIPCNLKDWEMQVHFKIHGQGKKNLNGDGLAIWFTKERMQKGPVFGNMDNFTGLGVFVDTYPNEEKHIEAQKKRYTPRTQRIFPFVLAMVGNGSISYNHERDGRPTELGGCNAMVRNLKHDSFLFIRYIRRRLTVMIDIDGQHEWRDCLDIPGVRLPQGYYFGATAITGDLSDNHDIISLKLYQLTVIRSRKEEEEEEEEEITIPSVDNLDLLRLGQNEEGMSGIAIFFAVLFSLLGCIFLVVIGLVVYSHWNESRRKRFY; encoded by the exons ATGGCCACCGTTGACAGCAGCAATCGTTCCTGCGACTCCAGCTTTCTCCACAGAGGGAATAGAATGtcttttaaattgtttgttATGTTCATATTGCTTTTGTTTACAGTAGAAAAGGGTTTTTCTGACGATGACCACGAAATGGAGGAGTTTCTTAAGCGGGAGTATTCCCTCTCCAAGCCCTATCAAG GTGTGGGATCTTCAAGCTCCTCCCACTGGGAACTGATGGGGGATGCCATGGTAACAACAGACTATATTCGACTCACACCCGACAGTCAGAGCCGGCAGGGGGCAGTGTGGAGCCGAATA CCATGCAACCTGAAGGACTGGGAGATGCAGGTGCACTTTAAGATTCACGGGCAAGGAAAGAAGAACCTGAATGGTGACGGGCTGGCCATATGGTTCACAAAGGAACGCATGCAGAAag GGCCTGTATTTGGAAATATGGACAACTTCACCGGTTTGGGGGTCTTTGTGGACACGTATCCCAATGAGGAGAAACACATTGAG GCGCAGAAGAAGAGATACACGCCACGCACTCAG AGGATCTTCCCCTTCGTCCTGGCCATGGTAGGGAACGGCAGCATCAGCTACAACCATGAGCGGGACGGTCGGCCCACAGAGCTCGGCGGCTGCAACGCCATGGTGCGCAACCTCAAGCACGACAGCTTCCTCTTCATCAGATACATCCGCCGCAGGCTGACG GTCATGATCGACATCGACGGCCAGCACGAGTGGAGGGACTGCCTGGACATTCCCGGGGTGCGTCTGCCTCAGGGTTATTATTTTGGAGCGACAGCAATCACCGGAGATCTCTCAG ATAACCATGACATCATTTCCTTGAAACTCTACCAACTGACTGTAATACGGAGTcgaaaggaagaggaggaagaggaggaggaggaaataaCCATACCCAGCGTAGATAACCTGGACCTGCTGAGAT TGGGCCAGAATGAAGAAGGGATGAGCGGAATAGCCATCTTTTTCGCCGTGTTGTTCTCCTTGCTGGGCTGCATCTTCCTCGTGGTCATCGGCCTGGTGGTCTACAGCCACTGGAACGAGAGCCGACGCAAGCGTTTCTACTGA
- the lman2l gene encoding VIP36-like protein isoform X2, producing the protein MATVDSSNRSCDSSFLHRGNRMSFKLFVMFILLLFTVEKGFSDDDHEMEEFLKREYSLSKPYQGVGSSSSSHWELMGDAMVTTDYIRLTPDSQSRQGAVWSRIPCNLKDWEMQVHFKIHGQGKKNLNGDGLAIWFTKERMQKGPVFGNMDNFTGLGVFVDTYPNEEKHIERIFPFVLAMVGNGSISYNHERDGRPTELGGCNAMVRNLKHDSFLFIRYIRRRLTVMIDIDGQHEWRDCLDIPGVRLPQGYYFGATAITGDLSDNHDIISLKLYQLTVIRSRKEEEEEEEEEITIPSVDNLDLLRLGQNEEGMSGIAIFFAVLFSLLGCIFLVVIGLVVYSHWNESRRKRFY; encoded by the exons ATGGCCACCGTTGACAGCAGCAATCGTTCCTGCGACTCCAGCTTTCTCCACAGAGGGAATAGAATGtcttttaaattgtttgttATGTTCATATTGCTTTTGTTTACAGTAGAAAAGGGTTTTTCTGACGATGACCACGAAATGGAGGAGTTTCTTAAGCGGGAGTATTCCCTCTCCAAGCCCTATCAAG GTGTGGGATCTTCAAGCTCCTCCCACTGGGAACTGATGGGGGATGCCATGGTAACAACAGACTATATTCGACTCACACCCGACAGTCAGAGCCGGCAGGGGGCAGTGTGGAGCCGAATA CCATGCAACCTGAAGGACTGGGAGATGCAGGTGCACTTTAAGATTCACGGGCAAGGAAAGAAGAACCTGAATGGTGACGGGCTGGCCATATGGTTCACAAAGGAACGCATGCAGAAag GGCCTGTATTTGGAAATATGGACAACTTCACCGGTTTGGGGGTCTTTGTGGACACGTATCCCAATGAGGAGAAACACATTGAG AGGATCTTCCCCTTCGTCCTGGCCATGGTAGGGAACGGCAGCATCAGCTACAACCATGAGCGGGACGGTCGGCCCACAGAGCTCGGCGGCTGCAACGCCATGGTGCGCAACCTCAAGCACGACAGCTTCCTCTTCATCAGATACATCCGCCGCAGGCTGACG GTCATGATCGACATCGACGGCCAGCACGAGTGGAGGGACTGCCTGGACATTCCCGGGGTGCGTCTGCCTCAGGGTTATTATTTTGGAGCGACAGCAATCACCGGAGATCTCTCAG ATAACCATGACATCATTTCCTTGAAACTCTACCAACTGACTGTAATACGGAGTcgaaaggaagaggaggaagaggaggaggaggaaataaCCATACCCAGCGTAGATAACCTGGACCTGCTGAGAT TGGGCCAGAATGAAGAAGGGATGAGCGGAATAGCCATCTTTTTCGCCGTGTTGTTCTCCTTGCTGGGCTGCATCTTCCTCGTGGTCATCGGCCTGGTGGTCTACAGCCACTGGAACGAGAGCCGACGCAAGCGTTTCTACTGA
- the mtfp1 gene encoding mitochondrial fission process protein 1, with translation MDSSGDTAKAVDIYRDTWVRFLGYANEVGEAFRALVPVSFVWGSYAVATAYVTADAVDKGKKAAIAHGDNPGKTTRVAVAVVDTFVWQALASVIIPGFTINRVCAASLYLLGKSTRWPLPARKWTTTAIGLSTIPFIITPIDRSVDFLLDSSLRKVYNEGKKHD, from the exons ATGGATTCCAGTGGAGACACAGCTAAAGCTGTCGATATTTACCGTGACACGTGGGTTCGTTTCCTTG GATATGCCAATGAAGTTGGGGAAGCCTTCCGTGCTCTGGTGCCAGTGAGTTTTGTATGGGGCAGCTATGCTGTGGCCACTGCGTACGTCACTGCTGATGCTGTGGATAAAGGGAAGAAAGCAGCTATT GCACATGGGGACAACCCAGGGAAGACGACCCGAGTAGCTGTTGCAGTTGTGGACACTTTTGTGTGGCAGGCGCTGGCCTCTGTGATCATCCCCGGCTTCACCATTAACCGCGTCTGTGCGGCTTCTCTGTACCTGTTGGGAAAAAGCACAAGATGGCCCTTACCAGCTCGGAAGTGGACCACAACGGCCATAGGACTCTCCACAATCCCTTTCATTATTACCCCAATCGACAG gtCAGTGGATTTCCTGCTGGACTCCAGCCTAAGGAAGGTCTACAATGAGGGGAAGAAGCATGACTAA
- the LOC101161254 gene encoding uncharacterized protein LOC101161254: MFVFYLVFLVYVAMSVGQTGIPRYGKGHWVMDENTQYYDTDEGFPLEQNVSNDNSLEEVPFPTVEGQNLLTTEESPLLMGQDSTEVHDSKVWKIVLVTVILLMSVVGSLATAYYLCVWRGGRIHYQPQKTYT; encoded by the exons atgtttgtgttttatttggtgtttttggtaTATGTTGCCATGTCAGTGGGTCAAACTG GCATTCCTCGGTATGGGAAAGGCCACTGGGTCATGGATGAAAACACACAGTATTACGATACAGATGAAGGCTTTCCTCTGGAACAAAATGTGTCCAATGACAACTCTTTAGAAGAGGTTCCTTTCCCAACAGTTGAGGGCCAGAATTTGCTCACCACTGAAGAGTCTCCTCTTCTGATGGGACAAG ATTCTACAGAAGTTCATGACTCAAAAGTGTGGAAAATTGTCCTGGTGACTGTCATCCTGTTGATGTCCGTGGTGGGATCTCTGGCTACAGCCTACTACCTGTGTGTCTGGAGAGGGGGCAGGATTCACTACCAGCCCCAGAAGACGTACACATGA